From Rubricoccus marinus, a single genomic window includes:
- a CDS encoding T9SS type A sorting domain-containing protein, with the protein MRLATLFSFFLALAFLAPPEAHAQTYAFEAEDATLSDSDPDDADPGAEVRDASTDTNVSGTFTGTGFVALQKGVITVDISSVPAGEYDLSVNYASPFGLKYEYVDVDGVRYGDSAECTESFTFADTAVWTPLALADATTGTVTVDGTTGTLVITACYGYTYFDSVTLTAPGSGGMTIAEARAAGVDAEVTVSGTVTRAAGAFSYFQDETGGLAIRQTSGAFFDDIASGTITPGTVIEVTGTISQFPSDPRGGILQLNGPDLTSYTVVSQGDAPDAQEVTLQELIDNGEQYESELVQVSGLTTASTGTFAAGTSYEVTDVSATLTDGLRIPNADDTAIDGTDIPSGAFTATGIVGQFTPSSNPDPAAGYQVLVIASGDVEADTPPVGGFTFEAEDGAVSDPLPDDTEPGAEVRDATTDTNVPADYTGTGFVALQKGALTIDISGLEPGEYNLSVRYAAPFGDTKYEYVDVDGVRYGDSAECTESFAFPEATAWTNLALTDASSGTVTVDGSTGTLVITACYGYTYYDSVTLTPLVAPGTETPAASGGIALGRAAPNPFGTSARIPFSLEQAETVRLTVYDVLGREVAVLANGPMASGDHEAVLSGASLRSGVYIVRLTAGDASVVTRVTLQK; encoded by the coding sequence ATGCGTCTCGCGACTCTCTTTTCCTTCTTTCTCGCCCTCGCCTTTCTGGCTCCGCCAGAGGCCCACGCGCAGACCTACGCCTTCGAGGCGGAGGACGCCACGCTCTCCGATTCTGACCCCGACGACGCCGACCCCGGCGCCGAGGTCCGCGATGCCTCGACCGACACCAACGTCTCCGGCACGTTCACAGGCACGGGCTTCGTCGCGCTCCAGAAGGGCGTGATCACCGTCGACATCTCCAGCGTCCCCGCAGGCGAGTACGACCTCTCCGTCAACTACGCCTCGCCCTTCGGGCTCAAGTACGAGTACGTGGACGTGGACGGCGTGCGCTACGGCGATAGCGCCGAGTGCACCGAGTCCTTTACGTTCGCCGACACGGCCGTCTGGACGCCTCTGGCGCTGGCCGACGCGACGACCGGGACGGTCACCGTCGATGGTACGACGGGCACGCTCGTCATCACGGCGTGCTACGGCTACACCTACTTCGACTCCGTCACGCTGACCGCTCCCGGCAGCGGGGGCATGACCATCGCCGAGGCCCGCGCCGCTGGCGTCGACGCCGAGGTCACCGTCTCGGGCACGGTCACGCGAGCGGCGGGCGCTTTCAGCTACTTCCAGGATGAGACGGGCGGCCTCGCGATTCGCCAGACCTCTGGCGCGTTTTTCGATGACATCGCCAGCGGCACCATCACGCCGGGCACCGTCATCGAGGTGACGGGCACGATCTCGCAGTTCCCCAGCGATCCTCGCGGCGGCATCCTGCAGCTCAACGGACCAGACCTCACCAGCTACACGGTCGTCAGCCAGGGCGACGCACCGGACGCGCAAGAGGTCACGCTCCAGGAGCTTATCGACAACGGCGAGCAGTACGAGTCCGAACTCGTTCAGGTCAGCGGCCTCACGACCGCATCCACGGGCACGTTCGCAGCCGGGACGAGCTACGAGGTGACGGACGTGTCGGCGACCCTCACGGACGGCCTCCGCATCCCCAACGCGGACGACACGGCCATCGACGGGACGGACATCCCCTCTGGCGCGTTCACGGCCACAGGGATCGTCGGGCAGTTCACGCCCTCCAGCAACCCGGATCCTGCGGCGGGCTACCAGGTGCTCGTCATCGCCTCTGGCGACGTCGAGGCGGACACGCCACCCGTCGGCGGCTTCACGTTCGAGGCCGAAGACGGCGCGGTCTCCGACCCGCTCCCCGACGACACCGAGCCCGGCGCCGAGGTCCGCGACGCCACGACCGACACCAACGTCCCCGCCGATTACACCGGGACCGGATTCGTCGCGCTTCAGAAGGGCGCCCTCACCATCGACATCTCCGGCCTTGAGCCGGGGGAGTACAACCTCTCGGTCCGCTACGCCGCTCCGTTCGGCGACACGAAGTACGAGTACGTCGACGTGGACGGCGTGCGCTACGGCGACAGCGCCGAGTGCACCGAGTCCTTCGCGTTCCCCGAGGCGACGGCGTGGACCAACCTCGCGCTGACCGACGCGTCGTCCGGTACGGTAACGGTGGACGGCTCAACAGGTACGCTCGTCATCACGGCGTGCTACGGTTACACCTACTACGATTCCGTGACGCTCACGCCGCTCGTGGCGCCGGGTACGGAGACGCCAGCGGCCTCTGGCGGCATCGCGCTCGGCCGCGCCGCGCCGAACCCCTTCGGCACGTCGGCCCGCATTCCGTTCTCGCTGGAGCAGGCGGAGACCGTTCGCCTGACCGTCTACGACGTGCTCGGCCGCGAGGTCGCCGTCCTGGCAAATGGCCCGATGGCCTCTGGCGACCACGAGGCCGTTCTCTCGGGCGCGAGCCTGCGCAGCGGCGTCTACATCGTCCGCCTGACCGCGGGTGACGCGTCGGTCGTCACGCGCGTGACGCTCCAGAAGTAG